In the genome of candidate division WOR-3 bacterium, one region contains:
- a CDS encoding AAA family ATPase — protein sequence MYISRIKLNNWKNFTDVDISLAERTFIVGPNASGKSNLLDVFRFLRDVAREGGGLQEAVKLRGGLSKIRCLSAHGSKSDVKIEIEINDSGKNNLTWKYALGLTQRGGGAVGETKAVIRHERVWNSEKQLLDRPDEKKDGKDEELLQYTHLEQPTANSKFRELADFFKTIDYQHIIPQIIRNPQSFQKTSNSEEFYGRDLFEKMSKMNKKVRDSQLKKIEKALKTAVPNLKNLSLEKDKMGVPHLQAIYEHWRPRGAKQNEEQFSDGTLRIIGLLYSMLNGTQPLLLEEPELSLHTGVVNKLAELIHFMQKRKTVKRQVILSTHSYDLLNNKGISAEEIIILRPGSEGTTASNALNIEDIKILLESGLSPAEVVLPITEAPGIDQLNLSF from the coding sequence ATGTATATAAGCAGAATAAAGCTCAACAACTGGAAGAATTTTACGGATGTGGATATTTCACTCGCCGAAAGGACTTTTATAGTCGGACCGAATGCTTCGGGAAAATCCAACCTTCTCGATGTCTTCAGATTTTTACGCGATGTTGCGCGTGAAGGAGGCGGGCTTCAGGAAGCTGTGAAACTACGCGGAGGACTTTCAAAAATCAGGTGTCTTTCAGCTCATGGAAGTAAATCCGATGTAAAAATCGAGATCGAGATAAATGATTCGGGTAAAAATAACCTGACATGGAAATATGCTCTTGGTCTAACACAAAGAGGAGGAGGGGCTGTCGGTGAAACAAAAGCTGTCATACGGCATGAGAGAGTATGGAACAGTGAAAAACAACTATTGGACAGACCCGATGAAAAAAAAGACGGAAAAGACGAGGAATTGTTGCAATACACACACCTTGAACAACCAACGGCAAATTCAAAATTCCGCGAACTTGCTGATTTTTTTAAAACTATAGATTATCAGCATATAATTCCGCAAATCATCAGGAACCCTCAGTCATTTCAAAAAACAAGCAATTCGGAAGAGTTTTACGGAAGAGACTTGTTTGAAAAAATGAGTAAAATGAATAAAAAAGTCAGAGATTCACAATTGAAAAAAATTGAAAAAGCTCTGAAAACGGCTGTTCCCAATTTGAAAAATTTATCTCTCGAAAAAGACAAAATGGGAGTACCTCATCTTCAGGCAATATATGAACATTGGCGACCTCGGGGAGCAAAACAGAATGAAGAACAGTTTTCTGACGGGACGCTTCGAATTATCGGGCTTTTATACTCAATGCTAAACGGCACCCAACCGTTGTTACTTGAAGAACCTGAATTGTCTCTTCATACAGGTGTCGTAAATAAACTCGCCGAATTGATACATTTCATGCAAAAAAGAAAAACAGTAAAACGGCAGGTCATATTGAGCACACACAGTTATGATTTGCTCAACAACAAAGGTATTTCTGCTGAAGAAATCATTATTCTCAGACCCGGTTCAGAAGGAACTACCGCCTCTAATGCTTTAAATATCGAAGACATCAAAATTTTGCTCGAATCGGGTCTTTCGCCGGCTGAAGTCGTCCTACCAATAACTGAAGCGCCTGGAATCGATCAATTAAATCTATCATTTTGA